One Scyliorhinus canicula chromosome 12, sScyCan1.1, whole genome shotgun sequence genomic region harbors:
- the ptrh2 gene encoding peptidyl-tRNA hydrolase 2, mitochondrial isoform X1, whose product MRRADLLLRPREAAAGQLELETCERRPKVFAERHKMEFLTSPLALGILTGVGCGLYLGWMVRGRFVGSLKTLPSMRNAGMETSTMGEGGDYKMVLVVRNDLKMGKGKVAAQCSHAAVSAYRQVQKRNPEMLKQWEYCGQPKVVVKAPDEDCIIDLLKHAKDLGLTVSLIQDAGRTQIAAGSRTVLGVGPGLSTLVDKVTGHLKLY is encoded by the exons ATGCGCCGCGCAGACCTGCTGTTGAGGCCTCGGGAAGCTGCGGCTGGGCAGCTGGAACTGGAAACCTGTGAGCGGCGGCCTAAG GTGTTTGCAGAGAGGCACAAGATGGAGTTTCTGACCAGCCCATTGGCTTTAGGGATTTTGACTGGAGTTGGGTGTGGGTTGTACCTGGGTTGGATGGTACGAGGACGATTTGTTGGATCCTTAAAAACCCTGCCCTCTATGCGAAATGCAGGGATGGAGACGAGCACCATGGGCGAAGGCGGAGACTACAAGATGGTTTTGGTAGTCCGTAATGACCTGAAGATGGGAAAAGGTAAAGTGGCGGCTCAGTGCTCGCATGCCGCTGTCTCTGCCTATAGGCAAGTCCAGAAACGGAATCCAGAAATGCTCAAACAGTGGGAGTACTGCGGGCAGCCCAAAGTGGTCGTCAAGGCGCCAGATGAGGACTGCATCATCGACCTACTCAAGCATGCCAAGGATCTGGGGCTGACTGTGAGTTTGATACAGGATGCTGGTCGCACTCAGATAGCAGCTGGATCACGTACTGTCCTGGGTGTTGGACCAGGCTTATCAACATTAGTGGACAAAGTTACAGGGCACCTTAAACTTTATTGA
- the ptrh2 gene encoding peptidyl-tRNA hydrolase 2, mitochondrial isoform X2 — MEFLTSPLALGILTGVGCGLYLGWMVRGRFVGSLKTLPSMRNAGMETSTMGEGGDYKMVLVVRNDLKMGKGKVAAQCSHAAVSAYRQVQKRNPEMLKQWEYCGQPKVVVKAPDEDCIIDLLKHAKDLGLTVSLIQDAGRTQIAAGSRTVLGVGPGLSTLVDKVTGHLKLY, encoded by the coding sequence ATGGAGTTTCTGACCAGCCCATTGGCTTTAGGGATTTTGACTGGAGTTGGGTGTGGGTTGTACCTGGGTTGGATGGTACGAGGACGATTTGTTGGATCCTTAAAAACCCTGCCCTCTATGCGAAATGCAGGGATGGAGACGAGCACCATGGGCGAAGGCGGAGACTACAAGATGGTTTTGGTAGTCCGTAATGACCTGAAGATGGGAAAAGGTAAAGTGGCGGCTCAGTGCTCGCATGCCGCTGTCTCTGCCTATAGGCAAGTCCAGAAACGGAATCCAGAAATGCTCAAACAGTGGGAGTACTGCGGGCAGCCCAAAGTGGTCGTCAAGGCGCCAGATGAGGACTGCATCATCGACCTACTCAAGCATGCCAAGGATCTGGGGCTGACTGTGAGTTTGATACAGGATGCTGGTCGCACTCAGATAGCAGCTGGATCACGTACTGTCCTGGGTGTTGGACCAGGCTTATCAACATTAGTGGACAAAGTTACAGGGCACCTTAAACTTTATTGA